From a region of the Paenibacillus sp. R14(2021) genome:
- a CDS encoding IS110 family transposase: MEPVVGIDDVSKGSSVIQAFLRRNDAYGKLEIITYNNHGFLRIDRVLSELRMDTGMELVVVLEATGHYHRGLVSHLKHQGWKHVIINPLLSKRARATQLRKVKSDAADAWHLAEMYYRGDVKPHWTWEEAYTELQHVTRQHEFITGMFVQAKLNSRALLDQVFPTYTQLFRDLFSVTSLLILQRCLEGNIQGIDEVFGEVTGRARSKQWVAEKMEKLQQLLEHWHRQPKSHSQSKALEGMIALLLAFLKQITDLEELMQQIASELPEVGLVKSIPGIGDKLAAVIVAEVGDAKQFKDPKQLVAYAGLDTAIFSSGKFTATSNKITKKGSKSLRRALYLPYNAVFGEVRMAG; encoded by the coding sequence ATGGAACCGGTAGTAGGCATTGACGACGTTTCAAAAGGCAGTAGTGTTATTCAAGCCTTTTTGAGGCGAAATGATGCGTATGGGAAACTAGAGATCATCACGTACAATAATCATGGTTTTTTACGAATAGATCGTGTGTTATCGGAGTTGCGCATGGATACAGGGATGGAACTAGTCGTTGTACTTGAAGCAACAGGACACTATCATCGGGGACTTGTTTCGCATTTGAAGCACCAAGGGTGGAAACATGTCATTATTAATCCATTACTTTCAAAGCGAGCGAGAGCCACGCAGCTTCGAAAGGTAAAGTCCGATGCCGCCGATGCCTGGCATCTGGCTGAAATGTATTACCGCGGGGATGTAAAACCCCATTGGACGTGGGAAGAAGCGTACACGGAGCTTCAGCACGTAACCAGGCAGCATGAGTTCATCACAGGAATGTTTGTGCAGGCCAAGTTAAATTCACGAGCATTGCTTGATCAGGTATTCCCGACGTACACGCAACTGTTTCGGGATCTATTTTCGGTCACCTCTTTGCTCATACTGCAACGATGCTTGGAAGGTAACATCCAAGGAATCGATGAAGTGTTTGGAGAAGTGACCGGTAGAGCCCGTTCAAAACAATGGGTAGCCGAGAAAATGGAAAAACTGCAACAACTACTGGAGCATTGGCATAGGCAGCCCAAAAGCCACTCACAATCCAAAGCGCTGGAAGGAATGATCGCGTTGCTGCTCGCATTTTTGAAGCAGATAACAGATCTCGAAGAGCTCATGCAGCAAATTGCGAGCGAGCTTCCTGAAGTAGGGCTGGTAAAGAGTATTCCGGGCATTGGGGACAAGCTGGCTGCTGTCATCGTTGCGGAGGTAGGAGATGCAAAGCAATTTAAAGACCCCAAGCAGCTTGTAGCCTATGCGGGGTTGGATACTGCAATATTCAGCTCAGGAAAGTTTACAGCAACTAGTAACAAAATAACGAAAAAGGGATCTAAGAGCTTAAGGCGAGCCTTGTATTTACCGTACAATGCGGTCTTCGGCGAAGTGCGAATGGCAGGATAA
- a CDS encoding alpha/beta fold hydrolase: protein MPDLAKQFHVFSIDYRGMGSSSKPESGYDKKTMAADIYALVQKLDLKQVNIVGHDIGSMVAYAYAVNYPQATKKLAMLDVPHPNDRFLKIPILPPPGVYDLSNPDRSWFPWWFAVNTIPYLPEQLLQGKQADILHSWIFDYQLYGKASMTKRDKAIYNAKYESPEAIRASNGWYKAYRQDIEDLKSYGKLSMPVLGIGGTKFGLEPFLSQYATDVKMVIFEKCGHWIAEEKPQETIKQFEEFFR, encoded by the coding sequence ATGCCTGACCTAGCAAAACAGTTTCATGTTTTTTCAATTGATTATCGTGGAATGGGAAGTTCTAGCAAGCCTGAATCAGGTTATGATAAGAAGACAATGGCTGCAGATATTTATGCCTTGGTTCAAAAACTTGACTTAAAGCAAGTTAACATCGTAGGACATGATATAGGGTCAATGGTTGCTTACGCTTATGCAGTCAATTATCCTCAAGCTACAAAAAAACTAGCCATGTTGGATGTTCCACATCCCAATGACCGATTCCTGAAAATCCCTATTCTTCCGCCTCCAGGCGTTTATGATTTGAGTAATCCTGATCGTTCTTGGTTCCCGTGGTGGTTTGCTGTGAATACTATACCTTATTTGCCAGAGCAATTGCTGCAGGGAAAACAAGCGGATATACTTCACAGTTGGATCTTTGATTATCAACTTTATGGCAAAGCTTCCATGACCAAAAGAGATAAAGCGATCTATAATGCGAAATATGAAAGCCCTGAGGCAATTCGTGCAAGTAACGGTTGGTATAAAGCATACAGGCAAGATATTGAAGATCTCAAATCGTATGGAAAGCTGTCCATGCCAGTTCTCGGTATTGGCGGTACTAAGTTTGGGCTTGAGCCTTTTTTAAGCCAATACGCAACTGATGTGAAAATGGTGATATTCGAGAAATGCGGACACTGGATTGCAGAGGAGAAACCTCAAGAGACCATTAAACAGTTTGAGGAGTTTTTTCGTTAA